A region of Allocoleopsis franciscana PCC 7113 DNA encodes the following proteins:
- a CDS encoding ammonium transporter translates to MSRLRFKKNFKKKKSPNQRRRHTASQPSQFLGTSLFFQKLATGIKRLSPSWKACIPLASIIFLVWSYAAVAQAPPSTEEQLANLKVGLDTMWVMVAGMLVFFMNAGFGMLETGFCRQKNAVNVLAKNLIVFALSTIAFWIIGFGLMFSDGNAFMGTGGFFLSGADNSPAIGDAYKGIFGSLNWTGVPLMAKFFFQLAFAGTAATIVSGAVAERIKFTDFLIFSILLVGLAYPITGHWIWGGGWLAKLGFWDFAGSTVVHSVGGWAALMGAAFLGPRLGKYQDGRITALPGHNMSIATLGCLILWLGWFGFNPGSTMAVDPGAIAHIAITTNTAAAFGGVAATATAWLYLGKPDLSMIINGILAGLVGVTASCAWINIPSSAIIGIVAGILVVFAVTFFDRIKIDDPVGATSVHLVCGVWGTLAVGLFSVGPNVELRGGAPLYTAGPAAGLFFGGNFTQLLHQIVGIVTVAGMTVLLSTIFWLALKATLGIRVTPEEELEGLDIGEHGMEAYSGFLKETGAGGIHSMSSGMTGSTGNVIDSPMR, encoded by the coding sequence ATGTCTAGACTAAGATTCAAAAAAAATTTCAAGAAGAAAAAATCGCCAAATCAAAGGAGGCGACACACAGCAAGTCAACCCAGCCAATTTTTGGGCACATCTTTATTTTTCCAGAAATTGGCTACTGGAATTAAGCGGCTGAGTCCGAGTTGGAAAGCCTGCATCCCCCTTGCCTCAATTATTTTCTTGGTTTGGAGTTATGCCGCTGTTGCTCAGGCTCCTCCGAGCACCGAAGAGCAATTAGCCAACCTAAAGGTGGGTCTAGACACCATGTGGGTGATGGTTGCTGGCATGTTGGTGTTCTTTATGAACGCTGGCTTTGGGATGTTAGAAACGGGTTTCTGCCGCCAAAAGAATGCCGTCAACGTTTTGGCCAAAAACTTGATCGTGTTTGCTCTGTCTACCATCGCTTTCTGGATCATTGGATTTGGTTTAATGTTCAGCGATGGTAATGCCTTTATGGGCACTGGCGGATTCTTTTTAAGTGGAGCGGATAACAGTCCTGCAATCGGAGATGCTTACAAGGGAATCTTCGGTTCGCTCAATTGGACTGGAGTGCCACTCATGGCTAAGTTCTTCTTCCAATTAGCCTTTGCTGGAACAGCCGCCACGATTGTATCTGGTGCTGTGGCTGAGCGGATTAAGTTCACTGACTTCTTGATTTTCAGCATCTTATTGGTGGGGCTTGCTTATCCGATCACCGGACACTGGATCTGGGGAGGTGGCTGGCTGGCTAAATTAGGCTTCTGGGATTTTGCGGGTTCTACGGTGGTTCACTCCGTTGGAGGCTGGGCAGCTCTGATGGGAGCGGCCTTCTTGGGGCCTCGCTTGGGTAAATATCAGGATGGTCGAATAACGGCACTTCCTGGTCACAATATGAGTATTGCCACTTTAGGTTGCTTAATTCTCTGGCTAGGATGGTTTGGCTTTAACCCAGGTTCTACCATGGCAGTTGACCCTGGTGCGATCGCTCATATTGCCATCACAACTAATACAGCAGCAGCATTTGGTGGAGTAGCTGCTACAGCTACGGCTTGGCTGTATCTTGGCAAGCCAGACCTCTCCATGATTATTAACGGTATCTTGGCGGGCTTAGTTGGAGTGACAGCCAGTTGTGCTTGGATTAACATTCCGTCCTCTGCAATTATTGGCATTGTGGCGGGCATCTTGGTTGTTTTCGCTGTTACCTTCTTTGACCGAATCAAAATTGATGACCCCGTAGGTGCGACTTCAGTCCACCTCGTTTGTGGGGTGTGGGGAACGTTGGCAGTAGGTTTATTTAGCGTCGGACCGAATGTTGAACTACGGGGAGGCGCTCCACTCTACACCGCAGGGCCGGCTGCCGGATTGTTTTTTGGAGGTAACTTCACCCAACTGCTGCATCAAATTGTCGGAATTGTTACAGTCGCAGGTATGACGGTTCTTCTGAGTACTATCTTCTGGTTGGCACTCAAGGCCACCCTGGGTATCCGTGTGACTCCAGAAGAGGAACTAGAAGGTTTAGATATTGGCGAACATGGCATGGAAGCCTACAGTGGTTTTCTCAAAGAAACGGGTGCAGGTGGCATACATAGCATGTCCAGTGGTATGACGGGTAGTACGGGCAATGTAATTGATAGCCCCATGCGGTAA
- a CDS encoding 4-hydroxy-3-methylbut-2-enyl diphosphate reductase has translation MDTKAFKRSLHSSENYHRKGFGHEAEVATQLQSEYQSNLIQEIRSNNYRLQRGEVTILLAEAFGFCWGVERAVAMAYEARQHFPTERIWMTNEIIHNPSVNQRLQEMEVGFIPVQGGKKDFSVVDSGDVVILPAFGASVQEMQLLNDKNCKIVDTTCPWVSKVWNTVEKHKKKDYTSIIHGKYKHEETVATSSFAGKYLVVLNLKEAEYVADYILHGGNRDEFMTKFSRACSSGFDPDRDLEQIGIANQTTMLKSETEQIGKLFERTMMKKYGPTDLNNHFHSFNTICDATQERQDAMLGLVEQKLDLMVVIGGFNSSNTTQLQQIAIERGIPSYHIDSAARIGSENQVEHKPLGRDLEMTQNWLPAGKIVVGVTSGASTPDKVVEDAIEKIFALKAVAVV, from the coding sequence ATGGATACAAAAGCCTTTAAGCGATCGCTCCATAGTTCAGAAAATTACCATCGCAAGGGATTTGGTCACGAAGCCGAAGTTGCCACTCAGCTACAGTCAGAATATCAAAGTAACCTGATTCAAGAAATTCGTAGCAACAACTATCGACTTCAGCGGGGAGAAGTTACCATCTTACTGGCGGAAGCCTTTGGCTTTTGTTGGGGGGTAGAGCGAGCCGTGGCGATGGCTTATGAAGCTCGTCAACACTTCCCCACTGAGCGCATTTGGATGACTAATGAAATCATTCATAACCCATCCGTGAATCAGCGCTTGCAGGAAATGGAAGTCGGGTTTATTCCAGTTCAGGGCGGGAAAAAAGACTTTTCCGTTGTCGATAGCGGTGACGTGGTAATACTACCAGCTTTTGGTGCTAGTGTCCAGGAAATGCAGTTGTTAAACGACAAAAACTGCAAAATTGTCGATACCACCTGTCCCTGGGTGTCCAAAGTTTGGAATACCGTTGAGAAGCACAAGAAAAAAGACTACACCTCGATTATTCACGGTAAGTACAAACACGAAGAAACCGTCGCCACCAGTTCCTTTGCCGGGAAATACTTAGTGGTACTCAATCTAAAAGAGGCAGAGTATGTCGCGGATTATATTCTCCACGGCGGAAATCGTGACGAGTTTATGACCAAGTTTAGTCGCGCTTGTTCTTCAGGGTTTGACCCGGATCGGGATTTAGAGCAAATTGGCATTGCCAACCAAACCACCATGCTCAAAAGCGAAACCGAGCAGATTGGTAAGCTATTTGAGCGCACGATGATGAAGAAGTATGGCCCGACGGACTTAAACAATCACTTCCACAGCTTTAACACCATCTGTGATGCCACCCAAGAGCGGCAAGATGCCATGTTGGGGCTAGTTGAACAAAAGTTAGACTTGATGGTGGTGATTGGCGGCTTCAACTCCTCCAACACCACCCAACTGCAACAAATTGCAATTGAGCGGGGGATTCCTTCCTATCACATCGATAGTGCGGCCCGAATAGGGTCAGAAAATCAGGTGGAACATAAGCCATTAGGGCGTGATTTGGAAATGACCCAAAACTGGCTTCCTGCTGGAAAAATTGTTGTCGGGGTTACTTCTGGAGCATCCACACCGGATAAAGTGGTGGAGGATGCGATCGAGAAGATTTTTGCGCTGAAGGCGGTGGCGGTGGTTTAG
- the purE gene encoding 5-(carboxyamino)imidazole ribonucleotide mutase, whose amino-acid sequence MTTDKPLVGIIMGSDSDLPTMQGAIAVCEEFSVPCEVAIVSAHRTPEQMVKYAQEAHQRGLKVIIAGAGGAAHLPGMVASLTPLPVIGVPVATRHLQGVDSLYSIVQMPAGIPVATVAIGNAKNAGLLAVQILASHQPELLEKVQQYRQNLAQSVLDKQAQLDELGYQQYLTKMP is encoded by the coding sequence ATGACGACAGACAAACCTTTAGTTGGCATTATTATGGGCAGCGATTCCGATTTACCCACAATGCAGGGTGCGATCGCGGTTTGTGAAGAATTCAGCGTGCCCTGTGAAGTGGCGATTGTTTCTGCCCACCGCACGCCGGAACAGATGGTGAAATACGCCCAAGAAGCCCATCAACGCGGACTCAAGGTAATTATCGCCGGTGCTGGAGGAGCCGCCCATCTGCCGGGAATGGTAGCGTCTCTCACGCCTTTGCCGGTGATTGGTGTTCCTGTAGCCACTCGTCATTTACAAGGTGTTGATTCCCTCTACTCAATTGTACAAATGCCTGCGGGGATTCCAGTGGCTACAGTGGCGATCGGCAATGCTAAAAATGCAGGTTTATTAGCCGTGCAGATTTTGGCATCTCACCAACCAGAATTACTCGAAAAAGTACAGCAGTATCGCCAAAACTTAGCTCAATCTGTTCTAGATAAGCAAGCCCAGCTCGATGAACTGGGCTACCAACAATACTTAACGAAAATGCCCTAA
- a CDS encoding S-layer homology domain-containing protein, which yields MSRLSAWNSGSSTLLVLGLAVGATAPIVMSAPATAANFVDIQRHWAQPFIEALAQENLINGFSDQTFRPDQPVTRAQFAAMIQQAFDENNVQLSREFDEAAADYWISRDLDNNSSSNRQLRLSDPLSRGQVLAALADGLGLSPRGSADNILNFYRDASQIPRAAREPVAAATQQGIVVNYPDVSYLDPMKTATRADVAAFIYQALANEGVLAPISNRTQAFNYIVRVNSGTNQAINNRSNNQTITNNRNTRTAQYKVARGTPLNVEYPQSDQIILAPGETRNLTLVVAEDIKNSQGEIVIPRNSEIEGQIVPRYSGSQFLGAQFVAQRLMIGGESYNNINVTSSLLTAQQPEAPKPPRSLGDAALSVLTGVLTGRSSTANQQQKPIVIDPSSDLQLTVGSDFYVNSITPTSMPSAR from the coding sequence ATGTCTCGTTTGTCTGCTTGGAACTCAGGAAGCTCTACCCTGTTGGTCTTGGGATTAGCGGTTGGTGCTACCGCGCCCATTGTAATGTCAGCACCAGCGACAGCCGCCAACTTTGTAGATATTCAACGTCACTGGGCGCAACCCTTCATTGAAGCCCTGGCGCAAGAAAACTTAATTAATGGATTTTCAGATCAAACCTTTAGACCTGACCAGCCCGTGACTCGTGCTCAGTTTGCGGCGATGATTCAGCAAGCCTTTGACGAAAATAACGTACAGTTGTCACGAGAGTTCGATGAGGCGGCGGCTGACTATTGGATCAGTCGGGATTTGGACAATAACAGCTCGTCGAACCGTCAATTACGCTTATCTGACCCGCTTTCTAGAGGGCAAGTACTTGCTGCCCTAGCTGATGGTTTAGGTTTGTCTCCCAGAGGTTCAGCCGATAATATCTTAAACTTCTACAGAGATGCCTCACAAATTCCTCGTGCAGCACGAGAACCCGTAGCCGCTGCAACACAACAGGGGATTGTTGTCAATTATCCTGATGTGAGCTATCTCGATCCCATGAAAACGGCAACCCGCGCTGATGTTGCCGCCTTTATTTATCAAGCCTTAGCGAATGAAGGAGTACTAGCTCCCATTTCCAACCGAACACAAGCCTTTAACTATATTGTTCGGGTGAATTCTGGAACCAATCAAGCCATAAACAATCGCTCTAATAATCAAACAATAACCAACAATAGAAATACCAGAACGGCACAATACAAAGTGGCAAGAGGTACACCCCTTAATGTTGAATACCCACAGTCAGACCAGATCATTTTAGCTCCTGGCGAAACCCGAAATTTAACCTTAGTGGTTGCCGAAGATATTAAAAACTCACAAGGAGAAATTGTAATTCCCAGGAATAGTGAGATAGAGGGTCAAATTGTACCGCGTTATAGTGGCTCTCAGTTTCTAGGCGCTCAGTTTGTGGCTCAAAGATTGATGATTGGTGGTGAATCCTACAACAATATCAACGTAACATCCTCACTTCTGACGGCTCAGCAACCAGAAGCTCCCAAACCACCCCGAAGCTTAGGAGATGCTGCACTGAGTGTATTGACTGGCGTTTTAACAGGTCGGTCTTCTACAGCTAACCAACAACAGAAACCGATTGTTATTGACCCAAGTAGTGATTTACAGTTGACCGTTGGTTCTGACTTCTATGTGAATAGCATTACCCCCACCTCAATGCCATCGGCAAGATGA
- a CDS encoding SGNH/GDSL hydrolase family protein — MSTHSKTFPTWAFFSLAANGLLMLAIALVLLRKYDWSMASPVIHSAAATRLLDSKPSDSVPELGPRHLLNYQQWVELLGREADVVARQQPKHLTILAGDSLSLWFPSEILPPERTWLNQGISGETSKGLLNRLALFDKTEPEMIFVMIGINDLIRGITDETILANQELIIRYLRRSHPRSKIVVQSILPHSAESVTWEGRDRLLAIPNPRIRELNERLRAIAKEENVIFLDLYPLFADTDGNLKTELSTDGLHLNPQGYFVWRNALLVLNQLVLEPVAVK, encoded by the coding sequence GTGTCCACTCACTCGAAGACTTTTCCGACTTGGGCGTTCTTTTCCCTCGCGGCTAATGGGTTACTCATGTTAGCGATCGCCTTAGTATTACTACGCAAATACGATTGGTCAATGGCCTCTCCCGTGATCCACTCAGCGGCAGCAACACGCTTATTGGACTCGAAACCGTCTGACTCAGTGCCTGAATTAGGACCCCGCCATCTGCTGAATTACCAACAGTGGGTAGAATTGCTAGGGCGAGAAGCGGATGTGGTCGCACGACAGCAACCCAAACATTTGACCATCCTCGCTGGAGATTCCCTCTCGTTGTGGTTTCCCAGCGAGATATTGCCCCCAGAGCGCACTTGGCTAAATCAAGGGATTTCCGGCGAAACCTCGAAGGGTTTGTTGAATCGATTGGCTCTATTCGACAAAACTGAACCGGAGATGATTTTTGTGATGATCGGGATTAATGATCTAATTCGGGGAATCACAGACGAAACCATTTTGGCTAACCAAGAGCTAATTATTCGCTATTTACGGCGAAGTCATCCTCGCAGCAAGATAGTGGTGCAATCGATTTTGCCCCACAGTGCTGAAAGCGTCACCTGGGAAGGACGCGATCGCCTTCTGGCTATTCCCAATCCTCGTATCCGAGAACTAAACGAACGGCTGAGGGCGATCGCCAAAGAGGAAAATGTGATTTTCCTCGACCTTTACCCTCTATTTGCCGACACCGATGGTAACCTGAAGACTGAACTCAGTACTGATGGCTTGCACCTCAATCCTCAAGGCTACTTCGTCTGGCGCAATGCTCTCTTAGTCCTCAACCAACTCGTTCTTGAACCCGTCGCGGTGAAGTGA